The Hevea brasiliensis isolate MT/VB/25A 57/8 chromosome 1, ASM3005281v1, whole genome shotgun sequence DNA segment TGTGGCTTTCCCAGGTGCACTTATTATTTAAACACTAGTTAAAACATTGTGGATATGAACTTGTCAATTTGCTTCTGAAGCATGCAAGATATGTAAATGCCTGTTGTTATATTGCATATCGAGTTATCTTAATTCTTGAATACGTGGTTTCTTAAGCATGCATTTTTGTTTGGCATATTGCTGAATACTGATTTTTATGGCTGAGCATGTGATATGATGTGAATCAGTGAGGAAATGTGAGATTAGGAATGGATTTGGAAGCAGTTTTGATTGAAGTTGTTCCAAAGGAgaatttcaatttttgacattctgTCCCTGATATGCACTAGCTTGCAAGGTTTAAGAGTAAATTAGGCCTCATAAGATCTTTACCAGTATGGGTTATTGCATATCCTTTTATGTTGGATTCCTTGTACTTGATAGATGCTTAGCCAGCTTCCATTGTAGTTTATTTGCCTCCGTTTTTGTTTTGGGTTGGAGTTTTTAAATCTGTGATTGGGATTTTGGATTACTTATTTTTTATGGTTTTTGTCTTATATGTTTGTTGTAAAATTTATTTTGCTTTCACTTGCAGTCTTCGCTAAACAGTTCAGCTTCAAATCTACCTGACAGTAATGGGCGTTCTTTTGCCTCTTCTTTCTCTGGTCAGTCTGGTGCAGCATCTCCTGTTTTTCATCATACTGGTAGGTGGATACGCAGGAGCTTCACTCTTGTATTATGTTTCTTTCCTTTGTAATTGTGAGGTTTCTTATTGCAGGAACTATTCAAGGGCTGCATAACATCCACGGGAGCTTTAATGTTCCCAACATGCCAGGTACACTTGCATCAAGAAATTCTACAATAAGTAATGTTCCTTCTGGAGGAGTTCAACAACCTACCGGAAGCCTCTCTAGCGGTCGCTTTGCATCCAATAATCTTCCTGTTGCACTCTCTCAGGTACCTGCAGTAGCATTGTGAACTTGTAAATGTAGCTTGATTTGCTTAAGCGAAGTAAGCAAATACTCTTCCTGTTTTCTCATTGTGTTTGTCCCCCTCCCCCTCTGCAGTTATCTCATGGCAGCTCTCATGGACATTCAGGAGTTACAAATAGAGGTATAAATGTTATAGGAAATCCTGGATTTAGTAGTAACACAAATGGAGTTGGTGGTTCTATTCCTGGGATTCTTCCAACCTCTGTTGGAATTGGTAACCGGAGTGCTGTGCCAGGATTGGGAGTATCCCCAATATTGGGGAATGCAGGCCCTCGGATTACAAGTTCTATGGGAAACATGGTTGGTGGGGGCAACATTGGGAGGAGCATAAGCTCGGGTGGAGGATTATCTGTGCCTGGTCTCGCATCTCGGCTAAATCTAACTGCAAATAGTGGATCTGGAAGTTTAAGTGTGCAAGGACAAAATAGATTAATGAGTGGTGTACTTCCACAAGGTATAAGTTTGCAGTGACAAAGTCAATtaattccttaactgatgcttttACTGATGGTGGGTTAAGTGAGAAATGTTTAGTGCTGGCTTGGAAATTCTGTTAGTGCTTTCTTGAAGTTTATTTTGTATACAAATTGAATTTTGCTATTGGTAATGGTTACATTTTGTTATAATTGTTTTCCTAGATCCCAGAACTAATAACTGGTGTACTTTGCTGCCTCAGATTTTATCTTTGATTTCTTTTGAATAGAATTTTGTAATTTTCCTTCTTGATATGTTTGGGAGATTTCTGGTATGCGGACTCTTGCAAGATCTAGGAAGGCACAGCTGGATTTCAGCAGATTTTTTAATGTCTATGTGATTTACCAGTTGGTTTGGTATTCCGGGATGATTGGTTAGGTATCCAAGTAGCAGAATGGCATGATAAAAGAGAATGTATTATCGTTTTTCCATTTAATTCCTGCTTGATGGAAATATTAGATTGAGGTGCTTGGTTTGATTTGTTTATCTTCATTTTAATAACATTATTTTTGGGGGTTTGCTTTTAAAGTGCGTGTCTTTTGTAGAAGTTGATTTGGTTATtgatgtacaatatatatatttttatttttattttttatgaacgaTAGTTTAAGTGCTAATTTATTGTTTGGCTATATTTGCTTGTGTAAATGACATTTTCTGGGTTCAGGATCTCCACAGGTAATTTCCATGTTGGGAAATTCTTATCCAACTGCTGGTGGTCCTCTTTCCCAAAGTCATGTCCAAGCAGTGAACAATCTTAGCTCCATGGGAATGTTAAATGATGTGAACTCCAATGACAGTTCCCCTTTTGACATAAATAATGACTTCCCTCAGTTGACAAGTCGTCCTAGTTCTGCTGGAGGGCCTCAAGGACAATTGGGTAATTAAAGCCTGAGTTTGTGATTTATCTTTTGGTTGCTTATGTTAAGTATGCTCATTAATTGAGTAATAAAATATAAAGCGAAACAAATTCAGGTTCGTTACGGAAACAAGGTCTTGGAGTCAGCCCCATTGTTCAACAAAACCAAGAGTTCAGCATCCAGAATGAAGACTTTCCAGCTCTACCTGGATTTAAAGGTTCTTAGATATTCTTTTTTGCTTATGTTCTGATTTAATTTCCGCAATATTGTGGTTATCTTGATGATTGATATGTTTCAGGTGGTAATGCTGATTACACTATGGATTTGCATCAGAAAGAACAACTGCATGACAACAGCATGTCAATGATGCAATCTCAGCACTTCCCTGTGAGCCTTTACTCAAAAAATTGAGCATTTACATTAAATCACCTGTTTTGTGCTTCTCTCATACTTCAATCCTTCTCTCTGCAGATGGGCAGGTCTGCTGGATTCAACTTGGGGGGAAATTATTCATCTTATCGTCCGCAGCAGCAACAACAACAACATGCTCCAGCTGTCAGTAGTAGTGGGGTCTCGTTTTCACCTGTAAACAATCAAGATCTTCTTCATGGTTCAGATATATTTCCATCTTCACATTCGACCTATCACTCACAGGTGTAAAAGACTTGCTGTAAATAATTTGTGGCTAATGTGTTTTGGGGTTATCCAAGGTCAAGTGACTGGTTTTAAATCTAAGAATGGATGATATGTAACTACTGCcttgtttaaaatttaaaaaactgtaaattaaaaatttgattgaaatggtTTCATTTTGTCATGTCATGGTAGTGTcactatgaatttgattcttttctCCCTTTGCATTTATTATGTTTctgtttttaaaaattttcttttaaccaACTACTTCATCTTTGGTTCAGACCAACGGACCACCTGGGATTGGACTGAGACCTCTGAACTCACCAAATACAGTTTCTGGTATTGGACCATATGACCAGCTCATCCAGCAGTATCAGCAACACCAAAACCAGTCCCAATTTCGATTACAACAAATATCAGCTGTCAATCAGCCATTTAGGGATCAGGGCATGAAATCTGTGCAAGCAGCGCAATCTGCACCTGACCCGTTTGGGTTACTTGGTTTGTTAAGTGTTATAAGGATGAGCGACCCTGATCTGACCTCACTGGCTCTTGGAATTGATTTAACCACTCTTGGACTAAATTTGAATTCAACAGAAAATCTCCACAAGACATTTGGCTCTCCATGGTCTGATGAGCCAGCTAAGGGTGATCCAGAGTTTAGTGTGCCTCAATGCTATTATGCTAAACAACCTCCTGCTCTACATGTAAGCTGCAGCTTTTTCCCCCTTTCAGCTTCTTTCCTCATTTATTTTCTTAAACTCATTTGTtgctcttcctccttttcttgttCTTAACTTTGGTGGCTGCAGCAAGGATACTTTTCAAAATTCACAGTGGAAACATTGTTTTATATATTTTACAGGTGCTTTTCTCTACTGAACTTGTGTTTCCTTTCCTGTTTCAAGTTTTAACACTTgtatcttatctttaattcctgtTACATTATCAGCATGCCAAAGGATGAAGCTCAATTATATGCTGCAAATGAACTGTAAGCTCTCAGCTGCTGAATTGAATTCATTGTTGTTTCATATCCATGTAGCCTCCTCTCTGATTCCTTGTACTGCTTTTCCTGCTTCTACGTGGATTTATTTCAAATGTAGAATCAATTGTTTTCATTTGTTAAAGCCATCAAGGTTTTGGAGTATTTTGTATCCTGATATTGTTGGTAATCAGCTTAGAAGGTATTTTGCTAAGGATGATGTGAAACCTCTTGTTGGCAGTTATAACAGAGGCTGGTTTTATCACAAAGAGCACCGGTTGTGGTTCATAAGAGTCCCCAACGTAGAGCCACTTGTTAAGACAAATACATATGAGAGAGGATCTTACCACTGTTTTGATCCAAATACATTCGAAATAATTCGCAAGGTTTGGGCTGTTTTATACGTGCTTCATTTGTTTGCACTCTCCACTTATTCATGTGCTGGCAATTTGCACTATTCTGATCCCTTGTGGTGCATTTGACGTGGATGCAGGATAATTTTGTTGTTCattatgaggtattggaaaagAGACCGGCCCTACCTCAACATTAAcgagttttttttttgttttacattgtaaagtgtcaGTATGTACTCTTATTCGTTAGAATGTAAGTCAGTTTGCAGCATTAAATGTTacttgaattttacaatttttggtaaTTGTCTTGTTAATCTTGCTGCGGTGAGCAGGCATTTTAGCAATATATCACTTAGTAAATTGAAGATGATTGAAAACCATTCCAATGACTTCATCAGTATGCTCTGAAATAACTAGGCCTACTAACAGCTCTCCATCTGCCTGTAAACTGTTGCTCTCCATGTAGAAAGGCAGTGTTGTGTTTGGAGGCTTTAACCATGGATTACAAGTTCCCATTTCTGAACAATAAGTGATACCAACTTATTGCTATCCAGCTGATATAACGTGGCTTGTTTGTGTTATTTTGGTGGCTGTGAATGCTTTACCCCTACTGGATTAGATGCGTTCAAATGAAATTTCATTAGTGCTTATCCTTTAATGATTGTGTCTGCTCAGTCCACTGTGTGCTGTACATGATGAAGATTTGCAATGGTCATGCATTTAATTAAGTGGTGTTTATTGCTATCTTtgttaaaaaagagaaaaaaattcatTGGTGTTTTGTCCTCTTTAAGTTCAAATGAGAAAAAATTCATTGGTGTTTTGTCCTCTTTAAGTTCAAATTCTTATTTAGGAGTTTTTGATATGAGGTTTATAAGAGTTAATTATTACCGTTGTAATTTTTAAtctcttatttatattgtttagatatttaaaaaatattagattaattttttattctattaacatttaaattttattaggattaaatattaattttaagagatttaagttaataattatatttaaagaaAGTGAACTTATAAGAGTAATATTTATCTGTTAATtttttaacattaattaaaatttataagaataatatttaattttttatttttttaactttttacaaAACACATTAgtgataattaatataattaaaccaTTTGTCAAAATATAAAATCACAGAAACAAAAAACTTTACGATTTAGCTGTTGAAATATCATGATTTATtgttaagaaaagaaaattttcaatttttttaatgactttaaatttatcattttatataattcataAGTTATGAAATAAAAAAACAAATTGAAGGAGAAAATAAATACAAAGAAATAGCGATgaagaaaatataaattttattaagtaATAGGATTTATATAAGAGAGAATAGTAttgacacaatttaaaataatttacgtATCGAACTAATAGCAAAAAATTTTGAAGTGAATTTTTACGATTTAATAGTAAAAACATGTTTTGGCTTTTGGACTTGTAACATTGGTATCCCAAAGTAATTTAAGATGAGCATGACAATGGAATGCTGATGTAGGCCTTGCCTGAATGATTTGGAGGACGATACAGCTGATTAAAGCAGCAGCAAGAGCAATAATTCCCAGTGCTCCAATAGAAAGGGACTGGAAGCAACGGGAACAGGGAAGAAACAAAGTTAATTGAATAAAACAAAATGCGAACTATTTTCTGAGCATCTGATTGAGTTGAAAGCATATCATCAAGCTTCTAAAGCTAAACATTTCAATCAAATACTACTTATCAAGCTAA contains these protein-coding regions:
- the LOC110644232 gene encoding probable NOT transcription complex subunit VIP2, which codes for MSGILNSSLNSSASNLPDSNGRSFASSFSGQSGAASPVFHHTGTIQGLHNIHGSFNVPNMPGTLASRNSTISNVPSGGVQQPTGSLSSGRFASNNLPVALSQLSHGSSHGHSGVTNRGINVIGNPGFSSNTNGVGGSIPGILPTSVGIGNRSAVPGLGVSPILGNAGPRITSSMGNMVGGGNIGRSISSGGGLSVPGLASRLNLTANSGSGSLSVQGQNRLMSGVLPQGSPQVISMLGNSYPTAGGPLSQSHVQAVNNLSSMGMLNDVNSNDSSPFDINNDFPQLTSRPSSAGGPQGQLGSLRKQGLGVSPIVQQNQEFSIQNEDFPALPGFKGGNADYTMDLHQKEQLHDNSMSMMQSQHFPMGRSAGFNLGGNYSSYRPQQQQQQHAPAVSSSGVSFSPVNNQDLLHGSDIFPSSHSTYHSQTNGPPGIGLRPLNSPNTVSGIGPYDQLIQQYQQHQNQSQFRLQQISAVNQPFRDQGMKSVQAAQSAPDPFGLLGLLSVIRMSDPDLTSLALGIDLTTLGLNLNSTENLHKTFGSPWSDEPAKGDPEFSVPQCYYAKQPPALHQGYFSKFTVETLFYIFYSMPKDEAQLYAANELYNRGWFYHKEHRLWFIRVPNVEPLVKTNTYERGSYHCFDPNTFEIIRKDNFVVHYEVLEKRPALPQH